CGCCCTCAGCAGTGGCTTTCGCGGCGATTTCCTCGAGTTCGTCGGGGTCGACGACCCACTGGCCGCGGCCCGCTCCGGGGTCGTCGCGGTTGCTGTCGCCGTTATCGTCACCATCGCTGTCGCCGTTACCGACACCGCCGCCGCCGCCGTTACCGTCATCGCGGCTGTCGCCCCCATCCCCCGGCAGATCCGCGTACGGCTCGAACAACTTCGCCGTCCGGCCACCGAAACTCCCGTCGGTGAACGACTTGATCCCGCCCATCTCTACGAATTCGCTCCCGCCGTTCGTCGCGAGGCCCGCGTCCAGGACGCTCTCGAGGTGGTCGCTCCAGTAATCCAGTCGCACCCGGCAGGTCAGTTCGCCCGCAGCCTCGAGGTCCCGGTACACCCGCGGGGCGTGGGACTGGCGAACCTTGTCGTGGACGCTGGTTACGCCCAGCACGTTCGCGTGTTCGAGGGCGGCGATGACGAGGTCCCGTGTCTCCGCGTAGTCGGGTTCGATGGCGTCCCAGACGGCCTCGGTCGCTTCCTCGACCACGACACCGGTCGGGTCGTCGCCCTCGGTTTCGACGTCGTCGTCCGGCATCGACCCGGTCAGACGCTCGAGCGCGACCGAGTTCAGCGAGGCGGTGTGCATGTCGACGCGCATCGCGACGACGGGGCGGTCCTCGCTGACGGCATCCAGGTCCGATGCGGAGAGGTACCGGTTCTCGGGCCACTCGCTCTCGTCGTAGCCGAACCCGAGGAGCCACTCTCGGTCGCTCGCGTCGCCGGCGTGAGTCGCGAGCGCGTCGAGGGCGCCCTCGAGCGTCTCGGCCGCGGAGAGGTCGGCGTGGACCAGGTACTGCCCCAGATTCTCTACGTGCGTGTGCGCGTCGATGAATCCCGGAAGAACGGGCCGGCCCTCGCAGTCGATCACGTTGGTTTCGACGCCCTCCAGGAAGCGGACCTCGTACTCGCGGCCGACGTGGACGATCTCGCCGTCGCGGATCGCCAGCGCCTCCGTCGGATTGGGTTCGGGAGCGTCGGGGTCGGTCCCGTCCACGTCCGCCAGCGAGTAGACGCGGGCGTCGACGAGCAGCGTGTCGGCGGCTTCGGTCATGTTCGAGTGCGCGCACGGAGAGGGCAAAACGGTTGGGAAAGCGGGTGACCTCGTCGCAAAACGGTTGGAAAAGCGGACGACCGCGTCGTGACCAGCGGGCGGGTCAGAGGAGGCGGGGTATTTTGTGTAAGAAGTAGAATATCTTACCCATGGTCTCTCGTGAAAACCGCGTCATACTCGGTTCGTTCGTGTTGTTCGTTGCCACGATCGGACTGCTCATCGGTCTCGAGGCCGTCCTCGATGTCGGTCCGCTCGACTCGCCCCTCCTCACATTCCTCCTGTTTTCCGGGTTCGTGGTCGTTCTCCCGCAACTGTACCTCGCGATCACCGACGACGAGGTCTCCCCTCGCGCCCGGGTTCGATTCGCCGTCATCGCGACGCTGGTTTTCGCGGCGATGATCGGCGGGGACGCCGCCGGCTGGCAGCGGTGGGCCATCCTGGTCGTCGCCGGCGGGACGTTCGTGATCCTGGTAGGTCACGAGTTCTGGGCCGGTTATCGCACGTCGAGCGAAACCAGTTCGTCGGCGACTCGAGTCGAGCGCTCGCGGTGACGAATCAGCAACCCTTAGCACCCACCGCCCCGATTCCTCGCACATGACCGACGCCGAGACCCTCGCCGAGCGCGTCCGGACGGGCGACTTGCGACTGCACGAACTCGAGGACCACGCCGATCACGACACCGCGGCCGCGGCCCGCCGGGTCCTGGTCGAGGCCGAGACCGACGCCGACCTCGAGACGGTCGGCGACTACGCCTTCGACGCCGAGGTGGCTGAATCCGCCATCGAGAACATGATCGGTGCGGCCCAGGTGCCGATGGGCGTCGCCGGCCCCGTCACCGTCGACGGCGGCGCCGCGAGCGGGCAGTACCGACTGCCGCTGGCGACGACCGAGGGCGCGCTCCTGGCCTCGGTCAACCGCGGCCTCTCGGTTATCGAGTCGGCTGGCGGTGCGAGCGCCCGCGTGACGAAAAATGGCATGACCCGCGCCCCGGTCTTCCGCGTCGAGGGCGTCGTCGAGGCTGCCGAGACCGTCGAGTGGGTCGGCGAGAACCTCGAGGCCCTGCGCGAGGCCGCCGAGTCGACGACGAACCACGGCGAGTTGCTCGACGTCGAGCCCTACGTCGTCGGCGACTCGGTCTACCTGCGTTTCGCTTACGACACCAAGGACGCGATGGGGATGAACATGGCTACCATTGCGACGGAAGCGGCCTGCACGGTCGTCGAGGATGAGACGCCCGCTTCTCTCGTGGCTCTCTCGGGAAACCTCTGTTCGGACAAGAAGCCCGCGGCGATCAACGCCGTCGAGGGTCGCGGCCGCTCCGTCACCGCAGACGTAGTGATCCCCGGCGAGATCGTCGAAGAACGCTTGCACACCACCGCCGACGCCATCGCGGAGGCCAACACCCGCAAGAACCTGATCGGGAGCGCCAAGGCGGGCAGTCTGGGGTTCAACGCCCACGCGGCCAACGTCGTCGGCGCGGCCTTCCTCGCGACTGGCCAGGACGAGGCCCAGGTCGTCGAGGGGGCGAACGCGATCACGACGATGGACGCCCGTCCGAACGACGACGGGGCGTCCGACCTCTACGCCTCCGTCTCGCTGGCCTCGCTCGAGGTCGGCACCGTCGGCGGCGGCACGAAACTCCCGACCCAGTCAGAGGCGCTCGACGTGCTGGGCCTGCGTGGGGGCGGCGACCCCGCGGGGAGCAACGCCGACGCCCTCGCGGAGGTCATCGCGGTCGGCGCACTGGCGGGCGAACTCTCGCTCCTGGCGGCGCTGGCCTCGAGGCACCTCGCGAGCGCGCACGCGGATCTGGGTCGGTAGTCGGACGAAGCGCTTCAGTAATCGGTCGCAACTCTGTTCTCCGCTCGAGTCAGGCGTAGGCCTCGAACTCCTGGCCGAAGGCGAGGAAGTAACCCGTCCCGACGAGGCCGATGACGGTCGCGATGGTAAAGGCGAGGACCGGATCGCCGGCCAGGATCGGCTCCCCCGTCAGGGGATTCGACAGTCCCGCCCAGAGAAATCCCCCGAGGGCGGCGCTGGGGATGACGATCACGTTCCGCAGGAGGTAGTACGCGCCCGTGACTCGCCCCCCGGCGCCCATCTCCGCGGGGCCGACGATCAGGGCCTTGTGGGCCGGCAGGCCCGCAAATCGGAGTCCGGAGAAGGCGAACAGGACCGCGAGGACCCCCGCTGTGGAGAGTGCACCGACTCCGCCCTCAGGCACCGAGATCAGCATGATCGGGAACACCGCGTAGACGAGAAAGCCGAGCGAGACGACCGGCTTGAGTCCCACGCGCTCGGCGGCTTTCGCGGCCGGGATCATCACCAGCAGGGCGACCGCCATCTCGAGGCCCAAGAGGAGGCCGAAGAACGCCTGCGGCGAGAGCGAGTCGCCGACGACGGGTATCGACGCCGGGAGCGCGAGGCCCACCGCGAGAAAGTCGGTGACCACGAGGACGAAGAAGACGTAGACCATCCCGTTGGCGAACCGAACGAGGGTGTCGCCGACCAGGAGCGGCCGTAGCGGGTCGGGGAGGTTCCGAAGATCCGCGAGGAGCTGAGAAATCCCCTCGAACTCCTTGCCGAAGGAGTCGTCGCTCGAGTCGTACAGCCGATGCTGGACCAGCGTGCCGAAGACGCCGAAGGCGACGGCCACGACGAGGATCAGCTGGAAGGCGAAGACCACCTCGTCGCTAGCGCTGGTGAAGGGGGCGAAGAGAATAGCAGCGATCAGGGGGCCGACGAGGAACGCCGTCCGACGAAAGCTCTCGGTGCTGGCGAACCCCGCCGCCAGCTGTGAGGGCGGGACGGCCTGCTTGACGATGGCGTAGGTGGCCCCGAGGCCGAAGGACTTCCAGGCCTGGGCGAGGATCAGCCCGAGGAAGATGGCGACGATGGCGAGGTTAGTAGGGCCAACGGCGACGTCGGCCAGGAGAGGCGCCGCGAGCCAGACGCCGAATCCGATGGTGGCGAGAAGGCCGAACGCGGTGAGGGCGTACCGGGAGCCGATGCGGTCCGAAATCGCGCCGCCGGGGTAGGGGTAGACGGCGCTGATTACGTTCCCAGCGGTTCCGAAGAGTCCGACGGCGACGCCCGTCGCCCCCAGCGCGACCATGTACTCGGCCATGTAGCGACTCGTCATCTGGAAACTGAGGCTGAACGCGAACATGGCGAGCGAGAGGACGATCACGTCCCGCTCGAGGGCGAAAAACTGGCGCCAGGCGTCGAGCGGGTCGGCCGCGTCCGTCTGGGAGTCCTCGAGGCTCATACGGTGCCGGTTCTGGCTCCACCGACAAGGACATTTCCGTCCCGACGAGCTGAACGCCGCGCACCCGAGGCGCCACGCCGGCTCCCGCCCGCATCGAAAGACCGAACCAGTAAAGACAGGCGGGCGCTTCCTCGGGCACATGACGACGACGCTCGGGACGGCGAGCGCGTCACCCGGCGAGATCGACACGGGCCGACTCGAGGTCGGCGAAACCCGAGACGGCAGCCCGTTCGGCCTCCCGGTCGCCGTGATCAACGGCGCCGAACCGGGGAAGACGCTCTACGTGCAGGCAGCCAGCGACGGCGACGAGTTGAACGGCGTCGGCGTGCTCAGCCGCGCCGTTCCACGGATCGATCCCACCGAACTGTCGGGAACCATCCTGGTCGTGGGAATCGTCAACTACCACGCCTTCCAAGTGGCCGAACACCGCAACCCGATCGACGACACGAAGATGAACCGAACCTACCCCGGCAACGAGTCGGGCACCTCGAGCGAGCGCATCGCCCACGCCACCTTCCAGATCGCCCGCGAGGCCGACCTCATCGTGGACCTCCACCAGGGGTCGACCAGTCGCATGATCGACGAGGTGCGGGTCCGCTGTGGCCACCGCCACCGCCTCCACGAGTCGTGTCTCGAACTCGCGCGCGCGTTCGCCCTCGAGTGCGGGCACGTCCTGGACCAGAAGGGGCCCGAGGGGCAACTCGCCCGCGCGGCACCGAACGAGGGCATCCCGACGATCGATCCCGAACTTGGCGGGGCGACCGGCTGGGACGAGGGCAGTATCGAGAAGGGCGTCGCGGGCCTGTTCAACGTCCTCCGGTACTACGGGTTCCTCGAGGGCGAGGGCGAACTCGTCGACCAGACGCGAGCGACCGGGTTCGACCAGTACGGCTCGCCGGTCGGCGGCCTCGTCCGCTTCGAGTCGTCGCTGGGCGAGCGCGTCGCGGCCGGCGACACCCTCTTCGAGGTGACCACGCCCTTCGGCGAGTCGAAGGCGACCGTGACCGCCGACAGCGACGGCATCTTCTGGCGGAGTCGGCGCCTCCCACAGGTCGCGACCGGCGAGTACGTCTGCTCGGTTGGAACCGACCTCGAGGTGATCTGACGTGGACACCCCAAGCGACCTCGTCTGTCCCGACTGCGGGGCCGAGTACGCCGCCGGCCCGGACGAACCCTGGCGCTGTACCTGCGGGCACGGCCTCGAGTTCGCAGCTCGTCCCCACCCCGAGGGGAACCCGCTGCCGCTCTCTCAGCTCGACACCACCGAGGGGCTGTGGACGTTCTTCGAGTTCCTCCCCATCGAGAAACACGTCACGTTCCACGAGGGGTTCACCCCGCTCGTCGACGCTCCAGAGTGGGACGCTCAGTTCAAACTCGAGTACGTCTTTCCCACGGGCTCGTTCAAGGATCGCGGCGCGACGACGACCCTCTCTCGCGCGGTCGAACTCGGCGTCGAGAAGGTCGTCGAGGACTCCTCGGGCAACGCCGGAGCGGCCATCGCGACCTACGCGGCGAAAGCCGGCCTCGAGGCCGACATCTACGTACCCGCGGACGTCAAGCAGTCGAAGCTGATGGCGATCCAGCGCGTCGACGCACGCCCCGTCCGCGTCAAGGGGAGTCGCGAGGACGTCACGGCGGCCTGTCTCGACGCCGTCGAGAGCGGCGAGGGGTGGTACGCCTCCCATGCCTGGAACCCGGCGTTCTACGCGGGGACGATGACGTTCGCGTTCGAAATCGCCGCCCAGCGCGGGTGGACCGTCCCGGACGCGCTGGTGCTCCCGATCGGCCACGGAACGCTCTTCCTGGGCGCCTACCGGGGGTTCAAACTGCTCAACGACGCCGGAATCGTCGAGTCGATGCCACGCCTGCTCGGAGCCCAGGCGGCGGGCTACGCGCCCATCGTCGCCGCCCTCGGCGGGGAGACGAGGGGCGAGGATGGAGAGCGAACCGACATCGCCGACGGCATCCAGATCGCCGAACCCGCCCGCGGCACCCAGATCCTCGAGGCCATCGACGCGACTGACGGCGACGCCATCGCGCTGGGGAGCAACGTCCTGGAGACGACCCTGGATCGGCTCCACCGGAACGGCTACTACGTCGAGCCGACGTGTGCGGCGGCCCCGGCGGCCCTCCGTCGGTACCGTGAGGCGGGTGTCCTGGACGACGACGATGACGTGGTGGTCCCGCTCACGGGGAGCGGGCTGAAGACGATGTAGGTCTGGGTTCCTGAGTGCCTGAGTGCCTAGGTGCCTGGATAACTGTGGACCGACGACTGTCGACTAGCCAGACAACGTCACACTCGATCGTTCCCACGAGATGAGAACCGGCGCGAGGGTCAGTATCGAGCACCTCTTGAGGGACGGAGATGGAAATGGGGAATCACTGCTGGCCGGTCGATGGGGAATCGCCGACGCTCGCGGTCGTCCAGGCCGTCGCGGCCGCTGCGGGTCGTCAACCGGAGGACCTCGAACCGCTGTACGACTCCGTCGACGGCGATGCCCTGGACGGGGTGCTCGAGGGTGGTGACGACGTTCGCGTCCGGTTCGAGTTCGCGGGGTTCGATGTCGACGTAACGCTGGAGGAGGTGTGTCTGACCGAGCGGGCGTAGCCTCGAAGCTCTCGCGAGCGACGATACCACTTTGAGGGTGCCCCTCGAGTGTCCACGTGATGACGGATTCAGACGAGGCCCGCGTTCCAGTGGAGTGTTCCGCGTGCGAGACGCGAACTCGCGTGCCGCTGTCGGAACTCGCCGAGTCGATCGAGCGCCACAACGAGACCGTTCACGACGGCGAACCGATCGCGGAGGTCGATCCGGACCTCAAGGCGCAACTAGCCGACCTCGTGGTCGAGGACCTGGGCCTTCTCGAGGACGAGGGCTGATCGGGAGTGCCGAACGCACAAATTCGAGACCCGGCGCTGGCCGGATGGGATTGGCGAGTGCTCCCCGCGTTCGTCGTGGTCGGTGCGCTCGCGTTTCGTTCCGGCCGACGCTTGCTCGCGGCCGACCCCACTCCCTGGGCACTGGTCGTCGCCGCAGCCATCGCCGGGTTCGTGTTGCTCGGCCCGTTCGCCTGGCTCGCTCGCGGCCTCCTCGAAGCGCGGCCGCGAGAGCTCGCCGCATTGGTCGGCTTCGGTGCCGCCGTTCTCACACTGCCGTTCGGCGTGACCGCGACGATGGTGCTCGAGGTGTCGATTTCGCAGATGCTCGAGGCGATGCTGGTCGGGGCGGCCCTCGGAGTCGTGGCGGTCGTGCTGGCCGAGCGGACGACGGTTCCGGAACTGGTCGTGGAAACGGCGGCGGGAACGGTCTCGGGGGGATGACGCACCCTCGCGGCGGCGACGGCAGCGGGTTGCGGCTGCCAGTTCGTACCGTGGGCGGACCCGTCCCGAAATGGTTTTGATCCCCTCACCCGGACACTCGGTATGCCGACGGAACCGGACACCCAATACGACTCCTCGCTGGGGAGCAAGTTCATTTTCGTCACCGGCGGGGTGATGTCAGGTCTCGGGAAGGGGATTACGGCCGCGAGCACCGGCCGACTCCTGAAGAACGCGGGCTTCGACGTCACTGCCGTCAAGATCGACCCGTACCTGAACGTCGATGCCGGGACGATGAACCCCTACCAGCACGGGGAAGTGTACGTCCTCAAGGACGGCGGCGAGGTCGACCTCGACCTCGGGAACTACGAGCGCTTCCTCGGGATCGACATGCACTCCGATCACAACGTTACGACGGGCAAGACCTACAAGCACGTGATCGAGAAGGAGCGCGCGGGCGACTACCTCGGGAAGACGGTCCAGATCATCCCGCACATCACCGACGACATCAAGCGTCGCATCCGCGAGGCCGCCGAGGGATCGGACGTCTGCCTCATCGAGGTCGGCGGCACCGTCGGAGACATCGAGGGGATGCCCTACCTCGAGGCCCTGCGCCAGTTCGCCCACGAGGAACCCGAGGAGAACGTCCTGTTCGTCCACGTGACCCTGGTCCCGTACTCGAAAAACGGCGAGCAGAAGACGAAGCCAACCCAGCACAGCGTCAAGGAGGTTCGGTCGATCGGTCTCCAGCCGGACGTAATCGTCGGCCGGTCGGACGACAAACTCGAGCCCAGTACCAAAGAGAAGATCGCCCTGTTCTGTGACATTCCCACCGAGGCCGTCTTCTCGAACCCCGACGTCGAGGACGTCTACCACGTCCCGCTGGCCGTCGAGGAAGAAGGCTTAGACGAGTACGTCCTCGAACACTTCGACCTGGCCGACGCGGCGCTCCCGCCCGAAGAGCGCACCCGCGAGTGGCGCGAGGTCGTCACCACCGAGAAGACCGAATCGGTCGACATCGCGCTCGTCGGCAAGTACGACCTCGAGGACGCCTACATGTCGATTCACGAGTCGCTGAAACACGCCGGGTTCGAACTCGGCGCCGAGGTCAACGTGGAGTGGGTGTTCGCCGACGACCTCGCCGACGGCCACGACGGCCAGCTCGAGGACGTCGACGGCGTCATCGTCCCCGGCGGGTTCGGCATGCGCGGCACCGAGGGAAAGATCGAGGCGATTCGCTACGCCCGCGAGCACGACGTCCCCTTCCTCGGGCTCTGTCTGGGCTTCCAGATGGCCGTCGTCGAGTACGCCCGCCACGTCCTCGGTCTGGAGGACGCACACTCGGCAGAGATGGACGCGGACACGCCTCACCCCGTCATCGACATCCTGCCCGAGCAGTACGAGGTCGAGAACATGGGCGGGACGATGCGTCTGGGCGAACACACGACCGTCATCGAGCCCGAGACGCTCGCCTACGACCTCTACCAGGACACCTCGTGTCAGGAGCGCCACCGCCACCGCTACGAGGTCAACCCCGAGTACTTCGACGCGTTCGCGGACGAGCCGCTGACGTTTTCCGGGACGGCAGGTAACCGGATGGAAATTCTCGAACTCGAGGGCCACCCGTTCTTCCTGGGCACGCAGTACCACCCCGAGTACAGTTCCCGACCGGGCGACCCGAGTCCGCCGTTCGTGGGGCTGGTCGAGAGCGTGCTCCAGACGGGTCGGATGGATGGCGGAGACGTACCGAACGATGCGGGCGACACGGACGAAACCGAGGTGACGCACTGATGGTCGACGCCGACACGTTCGTCCCCGACGCCGTCGCGGAGATCGAAAACGAAATCGGCGACGCGAACGCCGTCATCGCCCTCTCGGGCGGCGTCGACTCCTCGGTGGCCGCCGCACTGGCCTACGAGGCCATCGGCGACCGACTCACCCCGGTCTACGTCGACACCGGCCTGATGCGCAAGGGCGAGACCGACCAGATCCGCGAGACGTTCTCGTTCATGGAGAGCCTCGAAATCGTCGACGCGAAAGAGCGTTTCCTGGAGGGGCTCGCCGGCGTCACGGATCCGGAGGAGAAGCGCAAAATTATCGGCGAGCAGTTCATCCGCGAGTTCGAACGCGAGGCCCTCGAGGCCGACGCCGACTACCTCGTCCAGGGGACGATCTACCCCGACCGGATCGAGAGCGAGGGTGGGATCAAGTCCCACCACAACGTCGGTGGCCTCCCCGAAGTCGTCGATTTCGACGGCATCGTCGAACCCGTTCGAGATCTCTACAAAGACGAGGTTCGCGATGTCGCCCGCCACCTCGGCCTCGACGAACTGGTAGCCGAGCGGATGCCGTTCCCCGGTCCAGGACTCGCCGTGCGCGTCATTGGCGAGGTTACCGAGGAGAAACTCGAGGTCGCCCGCGACGCCTGTCACGTCGTCGAGGAAGAACTCGAAGAGTACGATCCCTGGCAGGCGCTCGCCGCGGTCATCGGCAAGGCAACGGGCGTCAAGGGCGACAACCGGGTCCACGGCTGGGTGGTCTCCGTGCGATCGGTCGAGTCCCGCGACGGCATGACCGCTCGCGCCCAGGAACTCGACTGGGAGACCCTCCAGCGGATCCAGTCGCGAATCACCGGGCAAAATGAAAACGTCGCGCGCGTCGTCTACGACGTGACGCACAAGCCGCCGGCGACGATCGAGTACGAGTAGCGAGGATTGCGGTCAGTTTTTCGGGGTTGATTCGAGTAACTCGCGTGCCTCCGCCGGATCCGTTCGGAGGACGACGTCGCCGTTTCGATCGTCGTACTCGACGAGGAGTTCCTCCTCGAGTCGCGGCAGGTGATCGTGGTGGAGCATCGTCTCGAGTCGCTCGACCTCGCGTTCCGAGAGCGTCTCGTCGTCCGAAAGCGCCGCCACCAGTTCCTCCCGGGTCGCTATCTCGCGGTCGACGAGCAACGACATCACGCGTCGTCGGACGGGATGGCCCAGAACGCCGCTCGACTGAACCAGATACACGAGAGCATCGTCGAGAAGCCCGGCGAACGCGAGGGCCGCCTCGGCGAGAATCAGCATGGCCATGAATGTAGTCGAGCGAGCGCGCACAAAAGATTTCTCGTGGCTCGTGCGGAGAGTCCGGACAGCTGACTTTCCGAGGCCAAGCCGATTCTTCGCTCGAGCCGTTAGATGCGCACCTCGAGCGGACGTTCGTCCATCGTTCGCCTCTTATTTCCCCTACTCGCCTCCTACGATCGATCGTCCGACTCGAGCACCGATTCGTACAGTTCGAGACGCCACGTCGGGACGACGAGTTCCTCCGTTTGATTGTAGACGAGGAGTCCGTACTCCTCGAGCAGCGGGAGGTGCGTCCGACGCAGCGAGACGTGGACGCGCTGGCGGAGCTGGTGAATCGTCGTCTCGACCGTCGGCCCGTGTTCGTCGTCGGCGAGCCAGCCAATCAGCGTGTGGACATCGAGTGCCGTTCCCGCATCGAGCAGGTGCTCGAGGAGCGTCCGGCGACGGTCCGACGATAGCACACGAGTGACTTCGGTACGAGCGAGAGTGTCGCGATTACCAGCGCCAGGGTGCGTAGCGGCGGTCGTGCCACGACCGCTCGAGTTCGCCGTCTTGGTCGGGACGCGGAACGTCATGGGTGATAACCACTCACTCGAATATTACGCATAAAGCGGCGTGGTCGTTTCGTCGTTCGTCACCGATCGCAACTCGGTCGAATCGTTTAGCCGGCGGTAAAACGATATTACTCGCTGCAAGGACCCGTCTGGGGGATCGTTGCCACGCGTGAAAATCGGTCCGTCGATCGCAAATTCGGGTTGAATTCGCCTCGAGTATCACGAACGCTGATCGGTTATCTCGAGGATAAACGAACGGTCGCTGGCGTCACGCGGTACCGTCCCAGGCAACAGCCAGCTCACGCAGGCGCCGTTCCGAGCAACAACCAGAGGTTCAAGATCGTGAACCCGACGATGACGGCGACGGTGTAGTACGCCACCGCGACCAGCGCGGCGAGTTTGTAGTCCAGGTCGTAGACGATCAGGATCGCGGTGTAGGCGACGGCGACCATGAACGGGACGACCACCAGCGGGCCCCACCGCTGGAGGACGACCGAGACGAGTGCCAGTACCGGTCCAATGGTGAACGCGCGTTTGACCGGGACCGTCCCGAGCACGTACCGGGCCGCGATGTGGAGCGTGACGCCGTAGAAGACGGTCGCCAGCAGGAAGGTCCCGAGGTACGCGAGGGGGCCACCCCCAGCCGGATCGATCCCGCCGGGGACTTGCGCGAGAAACGATGGAGCGTGCATACTCGAGAGACGATATCACGCGGTTTGTGTGTGCCGAATTCGCGTCGCTCGAGGGGGAGATTCGAGCAAAAATTGAGTCCGCGAGTCGGACTGCTACTCGAGCAGACCGAGGTCCTCGAGTCGGGAGACGATCTTGTCGACGGCGTGTTCGGCGTCGGCCGGCTTCTTCCCGCCGGTGATGACGAGTTTGCC
This region of Natronosalvus halobius genomic DNA includes:
- a CDS encoding DUF7344 domain-containing protein yields the protein MTFRVPTKTANSSGRGTTAATHPGAGNRDTLARTEVTRVLSSDRRRTLLEHLLDAGTALDVHTLIGWLADDEHGPTVETTIHQLRQRVHVSLRRTHLPLLEEYGLLVYNQTEELVVPTWRLELYESVLESDDRS
- a CDS encoding DUF7473 family protein: MHAPSFLAQVPGGIDPAGGGPLAYLGTFLLATVFYGVTLHIAARYVLGTVPVKRAFTIGPVLALVSVVLQRWGPLVVVPFMVAVAYTAILIVYDLDYKLAALVAVAYYTVAVIVGFTILNLWLLLGTAPA